A genomic region of Actinomycetota bacterium contains the following coding sequences:
- a CDS encoding type II CAAX endopeptidase family protein, translated as MNNREVPWTLKDVSKGLFILILLILLNFSLQTLSIKIPFASPLVRTLQMLLIYGFLVSVAWYYGVRAYRGRLRDLGFSSFNLWLGLKLGFLWLILVRTLAALYAIIAIVVFKFKPSPELITGIPRFFGRSYLGLILALSIAAVVAPIAEEVFFRGFIYSALRKSIGITGGVIISALIFALFHAQSWLLVPVTIIGVVLAYLYEKTGSLGPPIILHALNNLISVVLIYSIYG; from the coding sequence GTGAATAATCGAGAGGTTCCCTGGACGCTAAAGGATGTCAGCAAAGGTCTGTTCATCTTAATACTTTTAATTCTGCTGAATTTCTCCCTTCAGACCCTTTCCATCAAAATTCCCTTTGCCTCTCCCTTAGTCCGGACACTTCAAATGCTCTTAATTTATGGATTTTTAGTCTCAGTAGCTTGGTATTATGGGGTTAGAGCTTACCGTGGAAGATTAAGAGATCTCGGCTTTTCTTCCTTTAATCTTTGGCTCGGCTTGAAATTGGGATTCCTTTGGTTGATCTTAGTTAGAACTTTAGCGGCGTTGTATGCTATCATTGCTATTGTTGTATTCAAATTCAAGCCTTCACCGGAGCTGATTACGGGAATACCCCGTTTTTTCGGACGGAGTTATCTTGGATTGATACTCGCTCTTTCGATAGCTGCTGTGGTAGCCCCCATTGCCGAAGAGGTTTTTTTCAGAGGCTTTATCTATTCCGCACTTCGGAAGAGCATCGGGATCACGGGAGGCGTTATCATCAGTGCTTTAATCTTTGCCCTTTTTCACGCCCAATCATGGCTTTTGGTTCCAGTGACCATAATCGGAGTGGTCCTGGCTTATTTGTATGAGAAGACGGGATCCCTGGGACCCCCCATAATTCTACATGCGTTAAATAATCTCATTTCCGTGGTTTTGATATACTCTATTTATGGTTGA
- the gatC gene encoding Asp-tRNA(Asn)/Glu-tRNA(Gln) amidotransferase subunit GatC, with protein MAISKKEVEHVAWLARLFLTEEEKERFTKQLSEILDHAGKIARLDTSKVPPTSHVLPLKNVFRDDKTRFSLPREEALSNAPKKEQGAFVVPKII; from the coding sequence ATGGCGATTAGTAAAAAAGAGGTAGAGCATGTTGCCTGGTTGGCTAGGCTTTTTCTCACCGAGGAGGAGAAGGAGAGATTCACCAAACAGCTCAGCGAAATATTGGATCATGCCGGCAAGATTGCCCGATTGGATACTTCTAAGGTGCCTCCTACATCCCACGTTCTGCCTTTGAAGAATGTATTTCGCGATGATAAAACACGCTTCTCTCTTCCTCGAGAAGAGGCGCTTTCCAATGCACCCAAAAAGGAACAAGGTGCATTTGTAGTCCCCAAAATCATCTAA